One Deltaproteobacteria bacterium DNA segment encodes these proteins:
- a CDS encoding GAF domain-containing sensor histidine kinase — MTDNDQRDPGILAADRRESDRVMRERLGRYKKAFHVGRVIASEMDRDRLFEVVIYQTNEVMESVRSTVFLHDEKADQLWSLVGVGLKKREIRIPSDYGVAGWVFSHRAPVSVNDAYNDPRFYSEVDKKSGFRTRNIMCVPLVNWAGRCIGALQSLNKRSGDFTDDDMELLTFVSNYVTVALENMMVVEELKDLNKAIERAINHLSHELKTPLALIATIFDRLFKDLHERDDPKQSRMIHRGIRNVKRLTELQAKIDDILNLRTFKEKDQIRYMVASAADFVEECGDEMDARHAEALARVLKRIESVYGIEDTHAERTELCELLNVISNEAISAIQERDLEIITDLEKGHVLNADERVLRKVFEGLLKNAIENTPDEGRIEMGLNCTDHEICVYIRDYGVGISPQNQKLIFHGFFHTQDTMNYSSKRPYQFNAGGSGSDLLRTKVFSERFGFSVEFESTRCRFIPNDTDECPGRISTCPFIKTTSDCFSSGGTTFSVGFPVAISQVRDQGAR; from the coding sequence ATGACCGATAATGATCAAAGAGATCCGGGAATCCTTGCAGCCGACCGACGAGAAAGCGATCGGGTCATGAGGGAGCGGCTCGGCCGATACAAGAAGGCCTTTCATGTGGGACGGGTCATCGCCTCGGAAATGGACAGGGACCGCCTCTTTGAGGTGGTCATTTATCAGACCAATGAGGTCATGGAGTCTGTACGGAGCACCGTATTCCTGCACGATGAAAAGGCGGACCAGCTGTGGTCGCTTGTGGGGGTCGGGCTGAAAAAGAGGGAGATCCGCATCCCTTCGGATTACGGGGTAGCCGGCTGGGTCTTCAGCCATCGGGCGCCGGTATCCGTTAATGACGCATACAACGATCCGCGCTTTTATTCCGAGGTGGACAAGAAATCCGGATTCAGGACCAGAAATATCATGTGCGTCCCCCTTGTCAACTGGGCCGGCCGCTGTATCGGCGCACTTCAATCTCTCAACAAGCGTTCCGGTGATTTCACCGACGACGACATGGAATTATTGACCTTTGTCTCCAATTACGTGACCGTCGCCCTGGAAAATATGATGGTTGTCGAGGAGCTGAAGGATCTGAATAAGGCGATTGAAAGGGCCATAAATCACCTGTCGCACGAACTGAAAACCCCGCTGGCGCTTATCGCAACCATCTTTGACCGCCTTTTCAAGGACCTTCATGAAAGAGATGACCCGAAACAGTCAAGAATGATCCATAGGGGAATACGCAATGTGAAGCGGTTGACGGAACTTCAGGCGAAGATTGACGACATACTCAATCTGAGAACCTTCAAGGAAAAGGACCAGATTCGTTACATGGTCGCGTCCGCGGCTGATTTTGTGGAAGAATGCGGTGACGAAATGGATGCGCGACACGCCGAAGCCCTGGCCCGGGTCCTGAAGCGCATCGAATCGGTTTACGGCATTGAGGATACGCATGCAGAAAGGACAGAACTCTGTGAGTTGTTGAACGTCATATCCAATGAAGCCATTTCAGCCATACAGGAAAGGGACCTGGAAATCATCACGGATCTTGAGAAGGGACACGTATTGAATGCTGACGAAAGGGTCCTGAGGAAGGTTTTTGAAGGCCTTTTAAAAAATGCCATAGAAAATACCCCGGATGAAGGGCGGATAGAGATGGGTCTCAATTGCACGGACCATGAGATCTGCGTCTATATTCGCGATTACGGCGTCGGCATCAGCCCCCAAAACCAGAAGCTGATCTTCCATGGGTTTTTCCATACCCAGGACACAATGAACTATTCGTCAAAAAGGCCCTACCAGTTCAATGCAGGGGGAAGCGGTTCGGATCTGCTGCGGACCAAGGTCTTCTCGGAACGCTTTGGATTTTCGGTGGAATTTGAAAGCACCCGCTGCCGATTCATCCCCAATGACACGGATGAATGCCCGGGAAGAATATCGACCTGCCCGTTTATAAAGACCACATCAGACTGCTTTTCTTCAGGGGGCACCACCTTTTCCGTAGGCTTTCCGGTAGCCATTTCACAGGTTCGGGATCAGGGGGCGAGATAA